A region from the Curtobacterium sp. MCBA15_012 genome encodes:
- the hpt gene encoding hypoxanthine phosphoribosyltransferase, with product MELSDVQADLSEVLFTPEQIDEKLADLAAAVDRDYAGRDPLLVGVLKGAVMVMADFSRHLKMQARMDWMAVSSYGSGTKSSGVVRILKDLDTDLHGRDVIIVEDIIDSGLTLSWLKQNLESRGAASVEIVALLRKPEAAKVEVDVKYAGFEIPDAFVVGYGLDFDERYRNLRGIGVLAPHVYS from the coding sequence GTGGAACTCTCCGACGTCCAGGCAGACCTGTCCGAAGTGCTCTTCACGCCCGAGCAGATCGACGAGAAGCTCGCCGACCTCGCCGCGGCGGTCGACCGCGACTACGCGGGCAGGGACCCGCTGCTCGTCGGTGTCCTGAAGGGTGCCGTCATGGTGATGGCCGACTTCTCGCGACACCTCAAGATGCAGGCGCGCATGGACTGGATGGCGGTGTCGTCCTACGGCTCCGGCACGAAGTCGTCGGGCGTGGTGCGGATCCTCAAGGACCTCGACACCGACCTGCACGGGCGCGACGTCATCATCGTCGAGGACATCATCGACTCCGGGCTGACGCTGTCGTGGCTCAAGCAGAACCTCGAGTCCCGCGGTGCCGCGAGCGTCGAGATCGTCGCCCTGCTCCGCAAGCCCGAGGCCGCCAAGGTCGAGGTCGACGTGAAGTACGCCGGCTTCGAGATCCCGGACGCCTTCGTGGTCGGCTACGGCCTGGACTTCGACGAGCGCTACCGCAACCTGCGCGGCATCGGCGTCCTGGCGCCGCACGTCTACTCCTGA
- a CDS encoding NlpC/P60 family protein, which translates to MKPSTRKLSGCTAMVAVLGVGLSVMLAGPAQAAPSAPTWDEVRQAKSDAADVQQTVDELSTRMQTLQDAADSAQVAELEAGQDYAMAASLQQEAKSTLDDLTAQAKRAQQRADESAAQVAGLVVELSRTGGGDLSTSMLVDASDSKDLLYRVGTMSHLSSRSATVLATAQADQNTVDSLAAQQSAATKALAEATAKSERALEQANDVTAAARDRVDREQAKQAEVLEQLAFLKDTSVAIETAYWNDQQAKRAEQQLAAQSSRGDSTPAASSGGNKASGNQASGNQAPANQNSSGGNQGGTAPSTGGGSNQTPAQSKPSTSTPSQPAANPAPAPAPAPAPKPAPAPAPAPAPVQSSPSKAAGAIAFARAQIGDAYVMGGAGPNTWDCSGLVMMAYNSQGIATGGHNVVWQYNYFQSIGRLVPMSQRQPGDILFYSKTGTASGAYHDAIYTGGGRMVEAANPQRGVLERAVWTPGELLPYVARPSGSL; encoded by the coding sequence ATGAAGCCCTCCACCCGGAAGCTGTCCGGCTGCACCGCGATGGTCGCCGTCCTCGGCGTCGGCCTGTCCGTCATGCTCGCCGGACCCGCACAGGCAGCCCCGTCCGCCCCCACGTGGGACGAGGTACGTCAGGCGAAGTCCGACGCCGCCGACGTGCAGCAGACCGTCGACGAGCTCTCGACGCGCATGCAGACGCTGCAGGACGCCGCCGACTCCGCCCAGGTGGCCGAGCTCGAGGCGGGCCAGGACTACGCGATGGCCGCGTCGTTGCAGCAGGAGGCGAAGAGCACGCTCGACGACCTCACGGCGCAGGCGAAGCGGGCACAGCAGCGCGCCGACGAGTCCGCGGCGCAGGTCGCCGGCCTCGTGGTCGAGCTGTCCCGCACGGGCGGCGGCGACCTGTCGACCTCGATGCTCGTCGACGCGTCGGACTCGAAGGACCTGCTCTACCGGGTCGGCACCATGTCGCACCTGTCCTCCCGTTCCGCGACGGTCCTCGCCACGGCCCAGGCCGACCAGAACACGGTCGACTCCCTCGCCGCGCAGCAGTCCGCCGCGACCAAGGCCCTCGCCGAGGCCACCGCGAAGTCCGAGCGTGCCCTCGAGCAGGCGAACGACGTCACCGCCGCTGCCCGCGACCGCGTCGACCGCGAGCAGGCGAAGCAGGCCGAGGTGCTCGAGCAGCTGGCGTTCCTCAAGGACACGAGCGTCGCGATCGAGACCGCCTACTGGAACGACCAGCAGGCCAAGCGTGCCGAGCAGCAGCTCGCCGCCCAGTCGAGCCGCGGCGACAGCACGCCGGCAGCCTCCTCCGGCGGCAACAAGGCATCCGGCAACCAGGCATCCGGCAACCAGGCACCCGCCAACCAGAACAGCTCCGGCGGCAACCAGGGCGGCACCGCACCGAGCACGGGTGGCGGCTCGAACCAGACGCCCGCGCAGTCGAAGCCCTCCACGAGCACCCCGTCGCAGCCCGCAGCCAACCCGGCTCCGGCTCCGGCACCCGCGCCCGCCCCGAAGCCGGCTCCCGCACCGGCACCGGCCCCGGCTCCCGTCCAGAGCAGCCCGTCGAAGGCCGCCGGCGCCATCGCCTTCGCGCGTGCGCAGATCGGGGACGCGTACGTCATGGGCGGCGCCGGCCCGAACACGTGGGACTGCTCCGGCCTGGTGATGATGGCCTACAACTCGCAGGGCATCGCGACCGGCGGGCACAACGTCGTCTGGCAGTACAACTACTTCCAGTCGATCGGCCGACTCGTCCCGATGTCGCAGCGCCAGCCCGGCGACATCCTGTTCTACTCGAAGACCGGCACGGCCAGCGGGGCGTACCACGACGCGATCTACACCGGCGGCGGTCGCATGGTCGAGGCGGCCAACCCGCAGCGCGGCGTGCTCGAGCGCGCGGTCTGGACGCCGGGCGAACTCCTGCCGTACGTCGCCCGCCCGAGCGGCTCGCTCTAG
- the ftsH gene encoding ATP-dependent zinc metalloprotease FtsH — protein MNFKRIFRGPYLYVLIALAGIFIGWSVISQSGTQQIDTQKGLEQLADGKVSSVVVNSTEQRVDLTLKDGNAKEQFYYSTPRGEEVVQAVNDANLPKGYNDTVQQGNWFLSLLSIILPFLIIGGLFWFLMSSAQGGGSKVMQFGKSRAKMNNKENPQVSFADVAGSDEAIEELHEIKEFLQEPAKFQAVGAKIPKGVLLYGPPGTGKTLLARAVAGEAGVPFYSISGSDFVEMFVGVGASRVRDLFEQAKQNAPAIVFIDEIDAVGRHRGAGIGGGNDEREQTLNQLLVEMDGFDGKTNVILIAATNRPDVLDPALLRPGRFDRQIGVDAPGLQGRKQILEVHAKGKPLAASVDLELLARKTPGFTGADLANVLNEAALLTARSNAQLIDNRALDEAVDRVMAGPQRRTRIMSDQEKLITAYHEGGHALAAAAMRHTDPVTKITILPRGRALGYTMVLPLEDKYSVTRNELLDQLTYAMGGRVAEEIVFHDPTTGASNDIEKATSTARKMVTEYGMSRAVGSVKLGSGSSEPFVGRDMSGGTGRDYSENIAETVDAETRALLESAHDEAYQVLNANRDILDRLAGELLEKETLDAPELVEIFKDVRKLPERPQWLSSDKRPVSNLPAIEFPGKAASTAAEQGDPESSSKPRRRPFGNPGIAPA, from the coding sequence ATGAACTTCAAGCGCATCTTCCGCGGCCCGTACCTCTACGTGCTGATCGCGCTGGCGGGCATCTTCATCGGCTGGAGCGTGATCAGCCAGTCGGGCACGCAGCAGATCGACACCCAGAAGGGCCTCGAACAGCTCGCCGACGGCAAGGTCTCGTCGGTCGTGGTGAACTCGACCGAGCAGCGCGTCGACCTCACCCTCAAGGACGGCAACGCGAAGGAGCAGTTCTACTACTCCACGCCGCGCGGTGAAGAGGTCGTGCAGGCCGTCAACGACGCCAACCTGCCGAAGGGCTACAACGACACCGTCCAGCAGGGGAACTGGTTCCTCTCGCTGCTCAGCATCATCCTGCCGTTCCTCATCATCGGTGGCCTGTTCTGGTTCCTGATGTCGAGCGCCCAGGGCGGCGGCTCGAAGGTCATGCAGTTCGGCAAGTCGCGCGCGAAGATGAACAACAAGGAGAACCCGCAGGTCTCCTTCGCCGACGTCGCCGGCTCGGACGAGGCGATCGAGGAGCTCCACGAGATCAAGGAGTTCCTGCAGGAGCCCGCGAAGTTCCAGGCCGTCGGTGCGAAGATCCCGAAGGGCGTGCTGCTGTACGGCCCTCCCGGCACCGGCAAGACCCTGCTCGCCCGCGCCGTCGCCGGTGAGGCCGGCGTGCCGTTCTACTCGATCTCCGGTTCGGACTTCGTCGAGATGTTCGTCGGGGTCGGTGCGAGCCGTGTCCGCGACCTCTTCGAGCAGGCCAAGCAGAACGCCCCCGCGATCGTCTTCATCGACGAGATCGACGCCGTGGGTCGTCACCGCGGCGCCGGCATCGGTGGCGGCAACGACGAGCGCGAGCAGACGCTGAACCAGCTCCTCGTCGAGATGGACGGCTTCGACGGCAAGACGAACGTCATCCTCATCGCCGCGACGAACCGTCCCGACGTGCTCGACCCCGCGCTCCTGCGTCCGGGCCGCTTCGACCGCCAGATCGGCGTCGACGCCCCGGGCCTGCAGGGCCGCAAGCAGATCCTCGAGGTGCACGCGAAGGGCAAGCCGCTCGCCGCGAGCGTCGACCTCGAACTGCTGGCCCGCAAGACGCCGGGCTTCACCGGCGCGGACCTGGCGAACGTCCTCAACGAGGCCGCACTGCTCACCGCCCGCTCGAACGCACAGCTCATCGACAACCGCGCCCTGGACGAGGCCGTCGACCGCGTGATGGCGGGTCCGCAGCGCCGGACCCGGATCATGTCCGACCAGGAGAAGCTCATCACCGCGTACCACGAGGGCGGCCACGCCCTTGCGGCAGCGGCGATGCGGCACACCGACCCGGTCACGAAGATCACGATCCTGCCGCGCGGCCGCGCCCTCGGCTACACGATGGTGCTCCCGCTCGAGGACAAGTACTCGGTCACGCGCAACGAACTGCTCGACCAGCTCACCTACGCGATGGGTGGCCGCGTCGCCGAGGAGATCGTCTTCCACGACCCGACCACGGGTGCGTCGAACGACATCGAGAAGGCCACGTCGACCGCACGCAAGATGGTCACCGAGTACGGCATGAGCCGTGCGGTGGGGTCCGTCAAGCTCGGGTCGGGCTCGAGCGAGCCGTTCGTCGGCCGTGACATGAGCGGCGGCACCGGGCGCGACTACTCGGAGAACATCGCCGAGACGGTCGACGCCGAGACCCGCGCCCTGCTCGAGTCCGCGCACGACGAGGCCTACCAGGTCCTCAACGCGAACCGCGACATCCTCGACCGGCTGGCCGGCGAGCTCCTCGAGAAGGAGACGCTGGACGCCCCGGAGCTCGTCGAGATCTTCAAGGACGTCCGCAAGCTGCCCGAGCGCCCGCAGTGGCTCTCGAGCGACAAGCGGCCGGTCTCGAACCTGCCGGCGATCGAGTTCCCGGGCAAGGCCGCGTCGACCGCAGCGGAGCAGGGCGACCCCGAGTCGTCGTCGAAGCCCCGTCGTCGTCCGTTCGGCAACCCCGGTATCGCCCCCGCCTAG
- the folP gene encoding dihydropteroate synthase, with amino-acid sequence MTDLPTRRERRLAEADRARAAETEARTAAAEPPTVAIDLRAPAPVPEIVTGRRRDRSPDQGASPERTRVMGILNVTPDSFSDGGLHQAHDAAVAHARALVAAGADLVDVGGESTRPGADRVPLAVEQERVLPVVRSLVAEGIPVSVDTMNAETAERAVEAGAVIVNDVSGGLADPDMARVVRDTGAGFVVMHWRGHSDRMYRNAEYTHAVDEVRREVEMRVAELIVLGVRQEQVVIDPGLGFAKQGAQNWEILAGYERFASLGLPVLVAASRKRFLDGVGSAAGAPPADRDLATAAISLLAAERGAWGVRVHDPAPTRAVLDVWDAWRAART; translated from the coding sequence ATGACCGACCTCCCGACGAGGCGCGAACGCCGGCTCGCCGAGGCCGACCGTGCCCGGGCCGCCGAGACCGAGGCCCGCACCGCCGCAGCGGAACCGCCGACGGTCGCGATCGACCTCCGTGCACCAGCACCGGTGCCGGAGATCGTGACCGGCCGCCGGCGTGACCGCTCGCCCGACCAGGGTGCGTCGCCCGAGCGGACCCGCGTGATGGGCATCCTCAACGTCACGCCCGACTCGTTCAGCGACGGCGGCCTGCACCAGGCCCACGACGCCGCGGTCGCGCACGCCCGGGCGCTCGTCGCGGCCGGCGCCGACCTGGTCGACGTCGGTGGCGAGTCCACCCGGCCGGGCGCCGACCGCGTGCCGCTCGCGGTCGAGCAGGAGCGCGTGCTGCCCGTGGTCCGGAGCCTCGTCGCCGAGGGCATCCCGGTGAGCGTCGACACCATGAACGCCGAGACCGCCGAGCGCGCGGTCGAGGCCGGTGCCGTGATCGTCAACGACGTGTCCGGTGGCCTGGCCGACCCGGACATGGCCCGCGTGGTCCGGGACACCGGGGCCGGCTTCGTCGTCATGCACTGGCGCGGGCACAGCGACCGGATGTACCGGAACGCCGAGTACACGCACGCCGTCGACGAGGTCCGCCGTGAGGTCGAGATGCGGGTCGCCGAGCTCATCGTGCTCGGGGTCCGCCAGGAACAGGTCGTCATCGACCCGGGCCTGGGCTTCGCCAAGCAGGGTGCCCAGAACTGGGAGATCCTGGCCGGGTACGAGCGCTTCGCCTCGCTCGGTCTGCCGGTGCTCGTCGCCGCCTCACGCAAGCGGTTCCTGGACGGGGTCGGCAGCGCAGCCGGCGCCCCGCCCGCCGACCGCGACCTCGCCACCGCCGCGATCAGCCTCCTCGCCGCCGAGCGCGGCGCGTGGGGCGTCCGCGTGCACGACCCGGCACCGACGCGTGCCGTGCTCGACGTCTGGGATGCCTGGAGGGCAGCGCGCACATGA
- a CDS encoding DUF3180 domain-containing protein — translation MKPTRASTLVSVAFVAAVAGFALDAVLASRQSPTLFLSTPLGATLALIGVAIVAMARPVRRHARDGATRQRPVDPLYATRVVVLAKASSIAGALFGGFGGGLLVYLLTRSALPPLGSVLPNAVALGGGAVLVVCAIVAERMCIAPPPGDDDDDLPRGGTSAT, via the coding sequence GTGAAGCCGACCCGCGCCTCCACCCTGGTCAGCGTCGCGTTCGTCGCCGCGGTGGCGGGCTTCGCCCTCGACGCCGTCCTGGCGTCCCGCCAGTCGCCGACGCTGTTCCTCTCCACGCCGCTCGGGGCGACCCTGGCCCTGATCGGCGTCGCGATCGTCGCGATGGCCCGTCCGGTGCGTCGGCACGCGCGGGACGGCGCGACCCGGCAGCGCCCGGTCGACCCGCTCTACGCGACCCGCGTGGTGGTGCTCGCGAAGGCCTCGAGCATCGCGGGGGCGCTGTTCGGTGGGTTCGGCGGGGGCCTGCTCGTGTACCTCCTGACCCGATCCGCCCTGCCGCCGCTAGGCTCGGTCCTGCCGAACGCCGTGGCGCTCGGGGGCGGTGCCGTGCTCGTGGTGTGCGCGATCGTCGCCGAGCGCATGTGCATCGCCCCGCCGCCCGGCGACGACGATGACGACCTGCCGAGGGGTGGCACGTCGGCGACCTGA
- the folK gene encoding 2-amino-4-hydroxy-6-hydroxymethyldihydropteridine diphosphokinase, with protein sequence MSRAVVALGANLGDRGSTLRAAAHAIAALPGVRPVASSREVESVALTLDGLDETKPRYRNGVVVVDTDLAPQELLEALHGIEDAHGRTREVRWGDRTLDLDVVAIDDLRLDTATLTVPHPRAGERAFVLAPWLDADPDAVLPGAGPVADLLAALGDDTERVEEPRLFDGVTRASRPDPEPTRATEPTPATGTIPGPTRTLTPTTGSTSTSGPTPTTGPTSTSGPTPTTGPTS encoded by the coding sequence GTGAGCCGGGCGGTCGTCGCCCTCGGTGCGAACCTCGGCGACCGGGGGAGCACCCTGCGCGCCGCGGCCCACGCGATCGCCGCGCTCCCCGGCGTGCGCCCGGTGGCGTCGAGCCGCGAGGTCGAGTCGGTCGCCCTGACCCTGGACGGGCTCGACGAGACGAAGCCGCGCTACCGCAACGGTGTCGTCGTCGTGGACACCGACCTGGCGCCGCAGGAGCTGCTCGAAGCGCTGCACGGCATCGAGGACGCCCACGGCCGCACCCGCGAGGTGCGGTGGGGCGACCGGACGCTCGACCTCGACGTCGTGGCGATCGACGACCTGCGGCTCGACACCGCGACCCTGACGGTGCCGCACCCGCGCGCGGGGGAGCGGGCGTTCGTGCTCGCGCCGTGGCTCGATGCCGACCCGGACGCCGTGCTGCCGGGTGCCGGACCGGTGGCCGACCTGCTGGCCGCGCTGGGCGACGACACCGAGCGCGTCGAGGAGCCGCGCCTGTTCGACGGGGTGACCCGCGCCTCCCGACCGGACCCGGAGCCCACCCGGGCGACCGAGCCGACACCGGCGACCGGAACGATCCCGGGGCCGACCCGGACGCTGACCCCGACGACCGGGTCGACCTCGACGAGCGGCCCGACCCCGACGACCGGGCCGACCTCGACGAGCGGCCCGACCCCGACGACCGGGCCGACCTCGTGA
- a CDS encoding inorganic diphosphatase has product MAAYDVVVEIPKGSRNKYEVDHETGRVYLDRVLFTSFVYPTDYGFFEKTLADDGDPVDALLLLEYPTFPGVGVKVRPVGVFKMSDEAGNDAKVLVVPAKDPRWAHVQDISDVDDQTKAEIAHFFERYKDLEPNKWVKAEGWGDAAEAEAIVQAGQAAYVPAGH; this is encoded by the coding sequence ATGGCCGCGTACGACGTCGTCGTCGAGATCCCCAAGGGCAGCCGCAACAAGTACGAGGTCGACCACGAGACCGGTCGCGTCTACCTCGACCGCGTGCTGTTCACGTCGTTCGTCTACCCGACCGACTACGGCTTCTTCGAGAAGACCCTGGCCGACGACGGTGACCCGGTGGACGCGCTGCTCCTGCTCGAGTACCCGACCTTCCCGGGCGTGGGCGTCAAGGTCCGCCCGGTCGGCGTCTTCAAGATGAGCGACGAGGCCGGCAACGACGCGAAGGTGCTCGTCGTCCCGGCGAAGGACCCGCGCTGGGCCCACGTCCAGGACATCTCGGACGTCGACGACCAGACGAAGGCCGAGATCGCGCACTTCTTCGAGCGCTACAAGGACCTCGAGCCGAACAAGTGGGTCAAGGCCGAGGGCTGGGGTGACGCCGCCGAGGCCGAGGCCATCGTGCAGGCCGGCCAGGCAGCGTACGTGCCCGCCGGTCACTGA
- the tilS gene encoding tRNA lysidine(34) synthetase TilS: MNAPRPRLDPAVAETRRAVRGLLAQALADAVLRPGDLVTVALSGGADSLALAAVTAFEAPKQDLRAGAVVVDHALQSGSEAVAGRASRQASALGLDPVTVRRVAVGSDGGPEAAAREARHAAVAEVAAATGSPLVLFGHTLDDQAETVLLGLLRGSGPDALSGMTPLTRRSSGPAYGRPLLGVRRHTTRQACVAAGTAPWDDPQNDDPAFARVRVRSALLPVLERELGAGVPEALARTAEQLREDAEALDHFAEELAEDLAEHSEAGISLSVAGLLANPAALRQRLVRLAVEGEFGVTLSRTQTLEVCRLVTDWHGQGPIDLPGVTASRDGDRLAFSAAS; encoded by the coding sequence GTGAACGCTCCGCGCCCCCGGCTCGACCCCGCCGTCGCCGAGACCCGTCGCGCCGTGCGCGGCCTGCTCGCGCAGGCCCTGGCCGACGCTGTCCTCCGACCGGGGGACCTGGTCACCGTCGCGCTGAGCGGCGGCGCGGACTCGCTCGCGCTCGCCGCAGTGACCGCGTTCGAGGCGCCGAAGCAGGACCTGCGGGCCGGCGCGGTGGTCGTCGACCACGCGCTCCAGTCGGGCAGCGAGGCGGTGGCGGGCCGCGCCTCCCGGCAGGCGTCCGCGCTGGGACTCGACCCGGTGACCGTCCGTCGGGTCGCGGTCGGCTCCGACGGCGGTCCGGAGGCGGCCGCACGGGAGGCGCGTCACGCGGCCGTCGCAGAGGTCGCCGCCGCCACCGGGTCACCCCTGGTGCTGTTCGGGCACACGCTGGACGACCAGGCCGAGACGGTCCTGCTCGGGCTGCTGCGGGGCAGCGGCCCGGACGCGCTGTCCGGCATGACGCCGCTGACGCGGCGGTCGTCGGGACCGGCCTACGGCCGGCCGCTGCTCGGCGTCCGCCGGCACACCACACGGCAGGCGTGCGTCGCCGCCGGGACCGCCCCGTGGGACGACCCGCAGAACGACGACCCGGCGTTCGCCCGCGTCCGGGTGCGCTCCGCGCTGCTGCCCGTGCTCGAGCGCGAGCTCGGTGCGGGGGTGCCCGAGGCGCTCGCCCGGACCGCCGAGCAGTTGCGGGAGGACGCCGAGGCGCTCGACCACTTCGCCGAGGAGCTGGCCGAGGACCTCGCCGAGCACTCGGAGGCCGGCATCTCGCTGTCGGTCGCGGGACTGCTGGCGAACCCGGCGGCCCTCCGGCAGCGGCTCGTCCGACTCGCGGTCGAGGGGGAGTTCGGCGTGACGCTGTCGCGCACCCAGACGCTCGAGGTGTGCCGGCTCGTCACCGACTGGCACGGTCAGGGGCCGATCGACCTGCCGGGCGTGACGGCCTCGCGGGACGGCGACCGGCTGGCGTTCAGCGCCGCGTCGTGA
- a CDS encoding PH domain-containing protein — protein MTFRPGPPPPAPPTKGDAAAAAPLTDGEWHRLHPLTPLLKGGIVLIVVLGYVLNNLRDQLVEFFIPGTGPQDSGDPVRYVWEHGVVGWVVLGVVVLLVVLTGLFWLSWRMHEFRVTGEIVEVRSGVLFRTNRRARLDRIQGINISRPLVARVLGTAKLEIAQAGNDANVQLAYLGARAADDLRQRILVLASGAKDDDPRAVRRSDGVLQDRVDELFSPELDPAAVHATRIVKVHPGRLIASMLLSGTTVFILLAIAAMVVSVALTGESGILFGLFPAVIGAGGYYVRKFSRSLQYTIADTRDGIRIGFGLVSTSNETLPPGRIHAVSVAQPLLWRPFGWWDVRINRATNAGNGASSNQQVSSIVLPVGRAADVREVLDIILPGLVGSAVAGPDASREELREGSSEAVDVVDDSLTTTGDRGGFVHSPGRGAWLRPLSFRRNGYRFVQGAVLLRLGAVWRSLVIVPLPRVQSVRVEQGPVERWLRVASVHVHTVSGPVSARIGALDAQDAQRLWSGTARRAVEAAAADTSHRWREREARDAAATQAAVPQPLGSTAPCSPAGPLGDATRGPAQAGPSGDATGRPTQADPLGDATRGPAQADAGTRAAPPGRWPDVPPTAPWSDVPPPGAAR, from the coding sequence GTGACGTTCCGCCCCGGACCACCGCCGCCCGCCCCGCCCACGAAGGGCGACGCCGCCGCAGCCGCTCCGCTCACCGACGGCGAGTGGCACCGTCTGCACCCGCTCACGCCGCTGCTCAAGGGCGGCATCGTGCTCATCGTGGTGCTCGGGTACGTGCTCAACAACCTGCGGGACCAGCTCGTCGAGTTCTTCATCCCCGGCACCGGCCCGCAGGACAGCGGCGACCCGGTGCGCTACGTGTGGGAGCACGGCGTGGTCGGCTGGGTGGTGCTCGGCGTGGTCGTGCTGCTCGTCGTGCTCACCGGGCTGTTCTGGCTGTCCTGGCGGATGCACGAGTTCCGCGTGACCGGCGAGATCGTCGAGGTGCGCTCGGGCGTGCTCTTCCGGACCAACCGTCGGGCGCGGCTCGACCGCATCCAGGGCATCAACATCTCGCGGCCCCTCGTCGCCCGGGTGCTCGGGACCGCGAAGCTCGAGATCGCGCAGGCCGGCAACGACGCGAACGTGCAGCTCGCGTACCTCGGGGCGCGTGCCGCCGACGACCTGCGGCAGCGCATCCTCGTGCTCGCGTCCGGCGCGAAGGACGACGACCCCCGTGCCGTGCGCCGGTCCGACGGCGTGCTGCAGGACCGCGTCGACGAGCTGTTCTCGCCCGAGCTCGACCCCGCCGCGGTGCACGCGACCCGGATCGTCAAGGTGCACCCGGGGCGGCTCATCGCCTCCATGCTGCTGTCCGGGACGACGGTGTTCATCCTGCTGGCCATCGCCGCGATGGTGGTCAGCGTGGCGCTCACCGGCGAGTCCGGGATCCTGTTCGGCCTGTTCCCGGCCGTGATCGGTGCCGGCGGCTACTACGTCCGCAAGTTCTCGCGCTCGCTGCAGTACACGATCGCCGACACCCGCGACGGCATCCGGATCGGCTTCGGACTCGTGTCCACGTCGAACGAGACGCTCCCGCCCGGGCGCATCCACGCGGTGAGCGTCGCGCAGCCGCTGCTGTGGCGCCCGTTCGGCTGGTGGGACGTCCGGATCAACCGTGCGACGAACGCCGGCAACGGGGCCTCGAGCAACCAGCAGGTGTCGTCGATCGTGCTGCCCGTCGGTCGCGCCGCCGACGTCCGCGAGGTCCTCGACATCATCCTGCCGGGCCTGGTCGGTTCGGCCGTCGCCGGCCCGGACGCCTCCCGCGAGGAGCTCCGCGAGGGGTCGTCCGAGGCGGTCGACGTGGTCGACGACAGCCTCACCACGACGGGTGACCGCGGCGGCTTCGTGCACTCGCCGGGTCGGGGTGCGTGGCTCCGCCCGCTGTCGTTCCGCCGTAACGGGTACCGCTTCGTGCAGGGGGCCGTGCTGCTGCGCCTCGGCGCGGTCTGGCGGTCGCTCGTCATCGTCCCGCTGCCCCGCGTGCAGAGCGTGCGGGTCGAGCAGGGTCCGGTCGAGCGCTGGCTGCGGGTGGCGTCGGTGCACGTGCACACCGTGTCGGGTCCCGTCTCGGCGCGCATCGGGGCGCTCGACGCGCAGGACGCGCAGCGCCTGTGGTCCGGGACCGCCCGGCGGGCGGTCGAGGCGGCCGCCGCGGACACGTCCCACCGGTGGCGCGAACGGGAGGCCCGGGACGCCGCCGCCACGCAGGCCGCGGTGCCGCAGCCGCTCGGGTCCACGGCGCCGTGCTCGCCGGCAGGTCCGCTCGGTGACGCGACCCGCGGACCGGCGCAGGCGGGTCCGTCCGGTGACGCGACCGGCAGACCGACGCAGGCCGACCCGCTCGGTGACGCGACCCGCGGACCGGCGCAGGCCGACGCGGGGACGCGAGCCGCGCCTCCAGGCCGGTGGCCCGACGTCCCCCCGACCGCCCCGTGGTCCGACGTCCCGCCGCCCGGAGCCGCACGGTGA
- the folB gene encoding dihydroneopterin aldolase, protein MNDTIRLTGVRARGHHGVFDHEREDGQDFVVDVAVELDARTASGSDDLADTVHYGVLAEQVVAEIERDPVDLIETVAERIAAAVLTHRAARATEVTVHKPQAPITVPFSDVSITIRRTRGAAAVHEEEE, encoded by the coding sequence ATGAACGACACCATCCGACTGACCGGGGTCCGTGCCCGGGGCCACCACGGCGTGTTCGACCACGAGCGCGAGGACGGCCAGGACTTCGTCGTCGACGTCGCGGTCGAGCTCGACGCCCGGACCGCCTCCGGCAGCGACGACCTGGCCGACACCGTGCACTACGGCGTGCTGGCCGAGCAGGTCGTCGCCGAGATCGAGCGGGACCCGGTGGACCTCATCGAGACCGTCGCCGAGCGCATCGCCGCGGCCGTCCTGACCCACCGTGCGGCCCGTGCGACCGAGGTGACCGTGCACAAGCCGCAGGCCCCGATCACGGTGCCGTTCTCCGACGTCTCGATCACGATCCGTCGCACCCGCGGTGCCGCCGCGGTGCACGAGGAAGAAGAGTGA
- a CDS encoding PH domain-containing protein, which translates to MPLERLDEPGLGLTGTTWTRVSPKLVWTELVTTVVVGLVITAGCVLFAVLNDGTGSTAGLVWVLVSVVVAVAAIVTAVLTPRRVRAIGYALRDDDLVLRRGLMWQRFTAVPYGRMQLVDVNRGPLDRVLGLSELKFVTAAASTNVRIPGIVAADADVLRDRLVELAESRRAGL; encoded by the coding sequence ATGCCGCTGGAACGACTCGACGAGCCGGGCCTCGGCCTGACCGGGACCACGTGGACGCGGGTGTCGCCGAAGCTCGTCTGGACGGAGCTCGTGACGACCGTCGTGGTCGGCCTCGTCATCACCGCCGGGTGCGTGCTCTTCGCCGTGCTGAACGACGGGACGGGCAGCACCGCCGGCCTCGTCTGGGTCCTCGTGTCCGTCGTGGTGGCCGTCGCCGCGATCGTCACGGCCGTGCTCACCCCGCGTCGGGTGCGGGCGATCGGCTACGCCCTGCGTGACGACGACCTCGTGCTGCGGCGCGGGCTGATGTGGCAGCGGTTCACCGCGGTGCCGTACGGCCGCATGCAGCTCGTCGACGTGAACCGCGGGCCGCTCGACCGGGTCCTCGGGCTCAGCGAGCTGAAGTTCGTGACCGCCGCCGCCTCGACCAACGTGCGCATCCCCGGGATCGTCGCGGCGGACGCCGACGTGCTGCGCGACCGGCTCGTCGAGCTCGCCGAGTCCCGCCGCGCCGGGCTCTAG